One window of the Pelobates fuscus isolate aPelFus1 chromosome 12, aPelFus1.pri, whole genome shotgun sequence genome contains the following:
- the LOC134579437 gene encoding uncharacterized protein LOC134579437 gives MTRCLVNGCKNSHVKNVQGSSLHGFPNTPDKIKAWLLATGDHFENIESVIQHIMQQKKATYLRICSDHFVPEMFYETGKRKFLKNDAVPTIFPKQHVLSVVHDLPSTGQKSISPIEVGEPTYSSDVASTQSAATANSAFIIYDHNYVSGQSYILPPAKRLCSIGTNTFPVLTSNKCISTTQYYGRKNTLSQTESFYLKRHTGTSTIDLCSKRDVYTWTGVYEEPVEAVHSKRKRVLKQKQSGDQQLNNPEKNIIEEMDTHPPSTILQAPEVEEDMVCTPNSQISSIHRESEMESTMSAAEFCDPDFSSEDESTDIGEFSYLAEPTPEDYVSERKFIVFESCLNKLLQAVQSCTFAVPCTSPITHREIVITGTLVTVYTVCESNHRCVYWKSQPMIDKQPVGNILASASILFSGSNFSKASELFDIFGVPFISQSLHYMFQNKLLFPTVDMHYKKERRLIIKSLKGQVLCLRGDLQYDSPGFKAKSCTYALREETTQKIIESNTIQVSEKSSSVAMASTAFTMCMDHTLAEKLLIAILVTDKQLSIQKILQEKYKKINHQFDVLHYCKKLRRKLSRISKQRIYRDLAPWKKSIINHMWTACSTCRGNPELLREKWNTVLHHVINEHECLSGSQYHQCDHRQLTDSDVSKRKWLNKNGMAYSKLESFVTDPILQKDLTHMADFCHTGNLEVFHSYVQKYRPKQVHFSMDGLVARTQLAVLSYNANVDQRQATVQRAQKGTRQVSDLRYRPYYSKRTKTKQNYDLSIAHIYPMVSDVIRLASGDLEANWKSRRRLLQRNIASKLCLSTRESAENHV, from the coding sequence ATGACTAGGTGTCTGGTTAATGGCTGCAAAAACAGTCACGTAAAAAATGTTCAGGGAAGCTCTTTGCATGGCTTTCCAAATACGCCTGACAAAATTAAAGCATGGCTCTTGGCTACTGGGGACCATTTTGAGAATATTGAAAGTGTCATTCAGCATATCATGCAGCAGAAAAAAGCAACCTATTTACGAATATGCTCAGACCATTTTGTACCGGAGATGTTTTACGAAACAGGAAAAAGAAAATTCTTGAAAAATGATGCTGTACCTACCATTTTTCCAAAGCAACATGTTTTATCTGTTGTTCATGATTTGCCATCAACTGGACAAAAAAGCATTTCACCTATTGAAGTGGGTGAACCTACCTATTCATCAGATGTTGCATCCACCCAGAGTGCTGCCACAGCCAATAGTGCTTTTATTATATATGATCATAACTATGTCTCAGGCCAATCTTATATATTACCGCCTGCAAAAAGATTATGTAGCATCGGGACAAACACTTTCCCTGTTCTAACTTCTAATAAATGCATTTCTACAACACAGTACTATGGACGGAAGAATACTTTGAGTCAAACAgaaagtttttatttaaaaagacatACTGGAACCTCAACCATTGATTTATGTAGCAAACGTGATGTCTATACATGGACTGGTGTCTATGAAGAACCTGTGGAAGCAGTTCATAGTAAACGCAAACgggtattaaaacaaaaacaatctgGAGACCAACAGTTGAATAACCCTGAAAAAAACATTATAGAGGAGATGGACACACATCCTCCTTCAACAATATTACAAGCACCAGAAGTAGAAGAAGATATGGTTTGTACTCCGAATTCACAAATATCATCGATCCATAGAGAATCTGAAATGGAGTCTACTATGAGTGCAGCTGAATTCTGTGATCCAGACTTCAGTTCAGAAGATGAGTCTACAGACATTGGTGAATTTTCATACTTAGCGGAGCCCACACCAGAAGATTATGTGTCAGAGAGAAAGTTTATTGTTTTTGAGTCCTGTCTGAATAAACTTTTACAGGCAGTTCAAAGTTGCACTTTTGCTGTTCCTTGTACTTCTCCGATTACTCACAGAGAGATTGTGATTACTGGTACTTTGGTTACTGTGTACACAGTTTGTGAAAGTAATCATCGTTGCGTGTACTGGAAAAGCCAGCCAATGATTGACAAGCAGCCAGTTGGGAATATATTGGCAAGTGCCTCAATACTATTTAGTGGATCAAATTTTTCAAAAGCCAGTGAACTTTTTGACATATTTGGTGTGCCTTTTATCTCACAATCCCTACATTATATGTTCCAAAATAAACTTTTGTTTCCCACTGTagatatgcactacaaaaaggAGAGAAGGCTTATTATTAAAAGTCTGAAGGGGCAAGTGTTATGCCTGAGAGGAGATCTGCAATATGACAGCCCTGGATTTAAAGCTAAGTCCTGCACTTATGCACTTCGTGAAGAAACCACACAAAAAATAATTGAGAGCAATACCATCCAAGTAAGTGAAAAAAGCTCCTCAGTGGCGATGGCATCGACCGCATTCACTATGTGCATGGATCATACTTTGGCTGAAAAATTGCTTATTGCCATCCTTGTCACCGATAAACAATTAAGCATTCAAAAGATATTGCAAGAGAAATACAAGAAAATCAACCATCAGTTTGATGTATTGCATTATTGTAAGAAGCTTCGCAGAAAACTATCACGTATATCAAAACAAAGAATATACAGAGATCTTGCTCCATGGAAAAAATCAATAATTAATCACATGTGGACAGCATGTTCAACCTGCAGAGGAAATCCAGAATTGCTGCGAGAGAAGTGGAATACAGTTTTGCATCATGTTATTAATGAGCatgaatgtctctctggaagtcAATATCATCAATGTGACCATAGACAACTTACTGACTCTGATGTAAGTAAAAGAAAATGGCTAAATAAAAATGGAATGGCTTACTCAAAACTGGAGAGCTTTGTCACTGATCCTATACTTCAGAAAGATTTGACACACATGGCAGACTTCTGCCATACGGGAAATCTAGAGGTTTTCCACAGCTATGTTCAAAAATATCGCCCCAAACAAGTACATTTCTCAATGGATGGATTGGTAGCTAGGACACAGTTGGCAGTACTGTCCTACAACGCCAATGTAGATCAGAGGCAAGCTACTGTCCAGAGAGCTCAAAAAGGCACCAGGCAAGTGAGTGATTTACGTTACAGACCTTACTACTCCAAAAGaacgaaaacaaaacaaaattacgaTCTGTCAATTGCTCATATTTATCCAATGGTTTCAGATGTTATAAGACTTGCTTCAGGAGACCTTGAAGCAAACTGGAAGTCTAGGAGACGTCTACTCCAACGAAATATAGCATCAAAACTGTGCTTGTCAACCAGGGAATCCGCCGAAAACCATGTATGA